The genomic window TCGTTGATAAAATTAATATGCCAATATCTGAGTATTTTGATAAATATGGAGTAGAAGCATTTCGAACATTAGAAACACAAATTTTAAAAGAACATGTTAATTTCCCAGGTATTGTCTCGCCTGGCGGTGGCGTTATTTTAAAAGAGGAAAATCAAGCCATTTTAAGAAATATGCCATTAGTTGTTTATTTACAAACAAATTTAGATGAGTTGCTAAACCGTATCGAACATGACTATGAAAATTATCGTCCGCTGATTGATGATAAAACGGTTGACGAGATAAGAGAAATCTATTTGCCAAGAGTACCCCTTTACGAAGACATTGCACATCATACTATCAATACAACAGATAAAACGCCGGAACAAATTGCAGATATGATTTTAGCATTGGTAGGTGATTAAATGGAAGTTGGCTATTTAGGTCCTAAAAATTCATTTACTTATAAGGCAGCCTCTTATTATTTCGATGATAGCTCATTACAACCCTATTCGAGTATTACCAGCTGCCTAAACGCCTTAACACATATGCAAGTAGATTATGTGGTTGTTCCAATAGAAAATTCGTTGGAGGGTTCAGTGCATACTAGCATAGATGGGCTGTTTCACCACAAAGATATCAAAGTATATAAAGAAATTATTCTTCCTATAAAACAAAACTTATTAGTCAATGACTTGACGATAGTGCCTGAAAAAATACTCTCTCACCCTCAAGCTATCGCTCAATCACAACACTTTTTAGAAACATGTTATCCGAATGTATTGATTGAGCAAGTACCATCTACCACTTTTGCGGCCGAATACGTCGCTGGACATCCAGATGAATCAGTTGGAGCGAT from Vagococcus martis includes these protein-coding regions:
- a CDS encoding shikimate kinase, producing the protein MTIVLIGFMGAGKTTVGKILAQKTSSKQVDLDKYIVDKINMPISEYFDKYGVEAFRTLETQILKEHVNFPGIVSPGGGVILKEENQAILRNMPLVVYLQTNLDELLNRIEHDYENYRPLIDDKTVDEIREIYLPRVPLYEDIAHHTINTTDKTPEQIADMILALVGD
- the pheA gene encoding prephenate dehydratase, with translation MEVGYLGPKNSFTYKAASYYFDDSSLQPYSSITSCLNALTHMQVDYVVVPIENSLEGSVHTSIDGLFHHKDIKVYKEIILPIKQNLLVNDLTIVPEKILSHPQAIAQSQHFLETCYPNVLIEQVPSTTFAAEYVAGHPDESVGAIASKEAAEEYGLEILSENIQDNRFNQTRFWLLGKQPFKIDDSNIQKLSLFITLPKNTPGILHKVLSAFAWREIDLSKIESRPLKTELGEYYFIIDVIIQDNIPLVEHALEEITLLGVTYQHLGCYSIVIKE